The Chitinivibrionia bacterium genome includes the window ATTTCGAGCGAATATCGAATTGACGGATTTAATCCGCGAAAAATAGAAAAAGTGTCGCTTGTATTATGCCACAATCTTCCCGAAAAATATAAATTATATGAATTTGCTCCCTCAACGGGACTCCAAATGGTAGCCATATCGTATCGCCCCAAAGTATTATCCCAAAGCCGAATATTACCAACCGTTTCGGGGCGACAGTATCTCAAATCATCTCGTCCGCCTCCTCCTCCTCCTCCTCTGTTAAAAGGGTCAAATGTGCAGGACGAAAAAATCGTCAAGGCAGAAAAGGCAAATAAGATGGCAAAAATAAGTGTTTTCACTTTAGATTCTCCGTGTTTTTTTCTTTTTGAGGAGAAAATACGTTTTGTCCGGCAAACAATTTATGTTTTTGCGAATTTTTTTTGGCGAAGAACAATCTTCGCCTATTTTTGCTTGGTTTTGCTTTGCAGTGTTGACAAAATGTATATTTCAAGGTAAAAAGAGGAGGGTTTATGAAGTTTGTAATTTTGTGTCTTATTGCAGTTTTTTTATTTGCAAGTACGTCATTTGCCAGACAATTTTTTGCATCAGCGAATGACGATCTATTTGTTTTCGCGGATACAGTTCGTAAAGAAATCGAAAATTCGATTGAAATTATTGCAAGTGGGCAAAATATGAGAGTAGTTGAGGAAGCAAATGGCTGGTATAGAGTTCGCACAGAAAACGGAAATGAGGGCTGGGTAGAAAGTCGATTTACTACAGAGATTGTTAGGCGAGTTTTTACTTTTGACAATGTTGAAATTACATCATTTCGATATAGCGATAGGTGTGAGATGGTAATCAGAGAGCGTCCCGTTGAAAATGGAGAAAAAAAATGAAAATATCTGACATTGACATTATGGTTTTAGCAAAAAGGTAATTATGGATTACAAAAAAGAAGACAGAAATTGGCAAAATTCTAAAAATATTAAATTTATCGACTTATTGAATGTGTGCAAAAAGTATTTTGGAGAGCCGAGGATTAGAGGAAGCCATCATATTTTTAAAACACCTTGGCAAGGCGACCCAAGAATAAACATTCAAAAATACGGAAATACCGCTAAACCTTATCAAGTAAAAGCGGTAATAGAAGCGATAAAGAAACTGGAAAACGGAGGGTATTTATGAGTTTTGACGATGTGAAAAAATATAGTTAT containing:
- a CDS encoding SH3 domain-containing protein, coding for MKFVILCLIAVFLFASTSFARQFFASANDDLFVFADTVRKEIENSIEIIASGQNMRVVEEANGWYRVRTENGNEGWVESRFTTEIVRRVFTFDNVEITSFRYSDRCEMVIRERPVENGEKK
- a CDS encoding toxin HicA; translated protein: MDYKKEDRNWQNSKNIKFIDLLNVCKKYFGEPRIRGSHHIFKTPWQGDPRINIQKYGNTAKPYQVKAVIEAIKKLENGGYL